The sequence below is a genomic window from Rhodanobacteraceae bacterium.
GTCCAATCTCGGCAGCCTTGGCGAGCAGCGCACTCTCGCTGCCAATCACGCGGCAGAACCCTTGATCGGGTTTGACGGCACGCACGCGGTCGGTCCATTGACGGGCATCCAGACCGAGGCGTTCGAGGACGGCCGGTGGCTTGCCGCTGATTCGGCCACGTTTGGTCGGGTGCCACTGGAAAAGCCAGGACACCCGCAGATTCTGAACCCCATGAACCTTGCCGCAGGCGCCCCTCGCGATCAATTCTCTCGGGGCTTCGACGACTTCGGCGGGCCAGAGCCAACGCACCCAGGCGCCCGCGGCGCCGAAAGGGCGGCACGTCGTCGCTCAGTTGGCGAGCGTGCGCGCTACGCCTAAGCCGCGGAGCCAGCGTTGTCCAATCTCGGCAGCCTTGTCGAGCAGCGCAGTCTCGCTGCCAATCACGCGGCAGAACCCTTGATCGGGCTTGACCGCACGCACGCGTTCGGTCCATTGAAGGGCATCCAGACCGAGGCGTTCGAGGACGGCCGGCGGCTTGCCGCTGATTCGCCCACGTTTGGTCGGGTGCCACTGGCGGCCGGTGGTGTCGACCAATTGAATGTAATCGGCGGTGGAGAGCGCGGTCACGGACAGGCCGCGAATGCCCAACACCGGCGCCAACACCGGTGTGTGCGCGAGATCGCCCGCCGCCCGGCCGACATCGCTCGCTATTGTCGGCGACGATGACTGCGCAGCCGACTCGACGGCCCTGATGCGCTTGAGGATGCTGGTGTGGAAGGATCCCTCCAGATGCGCGGTCATTCCGGCGCGAATCGGATTCAGGTCCACGTAGGTCATCGCCGACAGGACCGCGGTCTCGTCGAGCAGCACCTGGGAACGGAAGCGACCCTCCCAGAACCGGCCCTTGCAATGATCCTCGACATTCGCCCGCCGGGCGATGGGCTCGCTGAGCGACTTCATGAACCACGACAGGCTGCACAGCCGCGAACGCAGCACGCCCAAGCGGTCACTGTTGCCGACGATCTGCGCCTTTGCCACTTCGTACTGCCCGTCCTCTGGTGGATAGAGCCCCAGCCAGCGGACGGCGATCTCGTCGGGGCTCCAGGTTCTGGCGATGTCGGCATGCATCTCGATCACCACATGCAGGTGATTGCTCATCACCGCGTAGGCCCAGATGGAAACGGCATAGAGGTCCGCGAGTTGCGCCAAGCGGTCTTCGACCCACTGCCGGCGATGCTCGTGATCCGCGCCCGTGAGCGGATCCCGCCCGCACAGCCACGCCCGACGCACGCAACGCGACACGCAGTGATAGATGCCGTGGGCGTTGGCGGGGACCAGCCGGGAGCGGGCTTGCGTCATGGGGAGTAGCATTGCCCAGCGGGCCGGCGCGCGCCGTCGGAAAGTTCTGATGGCGGTGTCGGAAAGCTGCCAATCTGTGCGTGTCCTCGTTTCGGCTCGCAATCTCGGTCGCCTGCGCGGCGTTGGGGCAATCACTAGCTGCCCTTGGGATGTTCTTCGGTGCCGTGTACTTCTGGCGCAACAAGCCTGGAGAATAGGGGTCAACCCGCGCAAGGCGGCTAGAAAACGAGCGAAGAGAAGATTTGGACACCCACTTTCCTGAGATTTTGGGAGATCTTGGACACCCACTCTGCCACGCCGGACGAAGATTTGGACACCCGAAGATTTGGACACCCGTACGAAAGCGAGGACACCCGCAGATTCTGAACCCCGTGAACCTTGCCGCAGGCGCCCCTCGCGATCAATTCTCTCGGGGCTTCGACGACTTCGGCGGGCCAGAGCCAACGCACCCAGGCGCCCGCGGCGCCGAAAGGGCGGCGCGTCGTCGCTCAGTTCGCGAGCGAGCGTGCTACGCCTACGCCGCGGAGCCAGCGTTGTCAAAAGCAAGGACACCCGCAGATTCTGAACCCCAGAAAAGCGAGGACACCCGCAGATTCTGAACCCCGTGAACCTTGCCGCAGGCACCCATCGCGATCAATTCTCTCGGGGCTTCGACGACTTCGGCGGGCCAGAGCCAACGCACCCAGGCGCCCGCGGCGCCGAAAGGGCGGCGTGTCGTCGCTCAGTTGGCGAGCGAGCGCGCTGCGCCTACGCCGCGGAGCCGAAGCGAGGACACCCAACGATTTCAGAGCCAACGAACGCAAAAAAGCGAGGACACCCGCAGATTCTGAACCCCGTGAACCTTGCCGCAGGCACCCATCGCGATCAATTCTCTCGGGGCTTCGACGACTTCGGCGGGCCAGAGCCAACGCACCCAGGCGCCCGCGGCGCCGAAAGGGTGGCACGTCGTCGCTCAGTTGGCGAGCGAGCGCGCTACACCTACGCCGCGGAGCCAGCGTTGTCCGATCTCGGCAGCCTTGTCGAGCAGCGCACTCTCGCTGCCAATCACGCGGCAGAACCCTTGATCGGGTTTGACGGCACGCACGCGGTCGGTCCATTGACGGGCATCCAGACCGAGCCGTTCGAGGACGGCCGGTGGCTTGCCGGTGATTCGGCCACGTTTGGTCGGGTGCCACTGGCGGCCGGTGGTGTCGACCAATTGAATGTAATCGGTGGTGGAGAGCGCGGTCACGGACAGGCCGCGAATGCCCAACACCGGCGCCAACACCAGTGTGTGCGCGAGATCGCGCGCCGCCCGGCCGACATCGCTCGCTGTTGCCGGCGACGATGACTGCGAAACCGACTCGACGGCCCAGATGCGCTTGAGAATGCTGGTGTGGACGGATCCCTCCAGATGCGCGGTCATCCCGGCGCGAATCGGGTTCAGGTCCACGTAGGTCATCGCGGACAGGATCGCGGTCTCGTCGAGCAGCACCTGGGAACGGAAGCGACCCTCCCAGAACCTGCCCTTGCAGTGATCCTCGACATTCGCCCGCCGGGCGATGGGCTCGCTCAGCGACTTCATGAACCACGACAGGCTGCAGAGCCGCGAGCGCAGCACGGCTAGCCGGACGTCGTTGGCGACGATCTGCGCCTTCGCTGCGTCGTACTGGCCGTCCTCCGGTGGATAGAGCCCCAGCCAGCGAGTTGCGACTTCGTCCGGGCTCCAGATCCTGGCGATGTCGGCGTGCATCTCGATCACCACATGCAAGTGATTGCTCATCACCGCATAGGCCCAGATGGACACGGCATAGAGGTCCGCGAGTTGCGCCAAGCGGTCTTCGACCCACCGCCGGCGATGCTCGTGATCCGCGCCCGTGAGCGGATCACGCCCGCACAGCCACGCCCGGCGGACGCAGCGCGACACGCAGTGATAGATGCCGTGGGCGTTCGCGGGGACCAGCAGGGAGCGGGCTTGCGTCATGGGGAGTAGCATTGCCCAGCCGGCCGGCGCCTGCTGTCGGAAAGTTCTGACGGCGGCAGAAAAGCGAGGACACCCGCAGATTCTGAACCCCGGGTTCATCCCTGGCGGCTGCGACGCTCGGCGCGGTAGGCCTTCACCTCGGCCACGATTTCCTGCTCGATCTCGGGCGTCAGTTCGTCGAACGGCATGCGCGCCGAACGCTCGCGCAGGTGTTCCAGCGCCCGGCGGCGCAGTTGCTCGCGCAGCAGATCGGCGATGGCGTCAGGCGCCAGCAGGCCGGCGGCGCTGGCTTTCTGCGCCAGATCGTCGGGCAGTTCGATGGCGACGGTGGTCATGCCGAAATCTCCTGTGGTGCAAATCGCTGGGCGTGGTGCTTGAGGATCAAGCCCTCGATCACGGCCTTGGCGATCTTCTTCTCTTCGGTGCTGAACTGGCTCAAGGCCTCGAACTGCAGGCGCAGATCGTCGCTGGGGCCGCGCTCGGCCGGATCGAACAGTAGCGCGTCGGTACTGACCCCGAGTGTCTTGGCGAGCTTGATCAGGGCCTCGACGGAGGGTTGAGCGGTACGCGTCTCGTAGCGCTTGATCTGCTGCACATGGATGCCGGATGCGTCGGCGAGGCTCTGCTGGGTGTAACCCTTCGCCTTGCGCAAGGTGAGCAGACGTTCCGAGAACTTCACGGTGAGCGCCAGTGGCAGTTGAGTCGCATAAGGTGCCTCCCGAGTCTGGACGTGGTGCTTTCAAAGATACTACCAAGAGCGAGGACACCTACCCACCCCACCACCCCAAAAGCGAGGACACCCGCAAACTCTGAACCCCGTGAACCTTGCCGCAGGCGCCCCTCGCGATCAATTCTCTCGGGGCTTCAACGACTTCGGCGGACCAGAGCCAACGCACCCAGGCGCCCGCGGCGCCGAAAGGGCGGCGTGTCGTCCCTCAGTTGGGAATGCTCACACGCTATCCGCGCATATCAACGATTGCCCCGCGGAACACCGAGATTGGTTCGAGCCGGCAACGCGTGCATTGCGCGCAAGCTTCCGAGGCTATCGCACGTGTCAGCACGCGCATTGCGACCAATGCACCGTGGCTATCGCGCCAATCAACGCGTGCATTGCGCCGATAGCGTCGACCCATTCGCAGCGGCAACGCCTCCTGTCCGCGGATTCTACTGGAGCATTCACGGCAGTCACGCTTGACATCATGGAGAGAGCGGGCGATGCCGGCGCTCCCACGAGCCTGTTCCCAGGACCGAACAGACCCGAAGTTCCAGGCCATCACCCCGCCGCGATCAATGAAAAGCGAGGACGCCCACGTCGATACGCCCGGCAGCCTCCCAGGCCGGGCGCGCGATGGCCGCCGGCTCGTCGAGGCCGATCGCAGTGACGCCCCGATACACCGAATAGCCGTCAGCGAGCAGAGCCTCGACCGCAGGCGGGCCGACGAAATCGAGCACGTTGGTGACCAGGGCTACAGGCGGCATCCAGGGCTCCTCGCGGTCATGGTTCCGTCGGATCGTGATGCCCGCCATCGTGCGCCTCGCTGGCGGCCATGTCCGGACCATCGACCAGCGCGGTACCCGCACGCCTGCGCCGGACTGGAAAGGCCCGCGACCGCCACGACCGCACGCGCGCCGCGCCGCAGGCTATCGTCCGGCCATGCGCCTGATCCACACCTCCGACTGGCACCTCGGCCAGACCCTGCACGAGCAGGACCGCAGCTACGAGCACGCGGCCTTCCTCGACTGGCTGCTGGCCACGCTGGAGCGCGAGCAGCCCGAATTGCTGGTGATCGCCGGCGATGTGTTCGACAGCGTCAATCCGCCGATCTCGGCGCAGCGGCAACTGTACCGATTCGTGGTCGAGGCGACCCGCCGGCTGCCGCGGATGACCCTTGCGATGATCGCCGGCAACCATGATTCGGGCGCGCGGATCGAGATGCCGGCGCCGCTGCTGGCCGGCTTCAACGCGCACGCGATCGGCCGCGTGCCCTGGCGTGTCGATGGCTCGCTGGACGCCGGGCGCCTGCTGTTGCCGGTGCCGGGCGCGGACGGGGCGATCGCCGGCTGGGTGCTGGCGCTGCCCTTCCTGCGCCCGGCGGAACTCGGCGCCGCGGGCGGCGACTATCCGGCCGCGATCGCGCGGGTGCACGCCGAGTTGATCGACCACGCGCGTTCGCTGCGCCAGCCGGGCCAGGCGCTGGTCGCGGTCAGCCATGCGCACCTGGCCGGCGGCGCCACCTCGGACAGCGAGCGCAACCTGGTGGCTGGCGGCGCCGAGGCGCTTTCGCCGGCGCTGTTCACCGCTGACATCGACTATGTGGCGCTGGGCCATCTGCACCTGGCGCAGGCGGTTGCCGGGCCGACCACCATCCGCTATTGCGGCTCGCCGTTGCCGCTGTCTTTCGCCGAGGCGGGCTATCCGCACCAGGTGCTCCGGGTGGACATCGAGCCGGGCGCGCCGGCCCGAGTGGAGAGCCTGCCGGTGCCGCGCGCGCTGCCGCTGCTGCGGGTGCCGCAGGCGGGCCCGGCGCCGCTGCCCGAGGTGCTGGCCGAGCTTGCCGCGCTGGGGCTGCCGGAGCTGCCGCTGGAGCAGCGCCCGTGGCTGCAGGTGCGGGTGCTGCTCGACGCACCGATGGTCGACCTGCGCCAGCGCATCGAGGCCGCTGTCGCCGGACAGCCGCTGCGCCTGGTGCACATCAAGCCCGAGTACGCGCAGCGCGAGGGCAGCGACGAGGCGCCGCCCTCGTTCGCGCCGGCCTCGCCAGCCGAGCTGTTCGCGCGCGCCTGGGAGCGCCGCTATGGCTGCGCGCCGGACGCGCGTGCGCTGGCCGACTTCGCCCTGATCGAGTCCGAGGCGGAGGCCGGCGAGTGAGGATCCTGGCGATCCGCCTGTGCAACCTGGCGTCTCTCGGCGGCGAGCATGTGCTGGATTTCGAGGCACCGCCGCTGGCGCACGCCGGCCTGTACGCGATCACCGGACCCACCGGCGCCGGCAAGAGCGTGCTGCTGGATGCGCTGTGCCTGGCGCTCTACAACGATACCCCGCGGCTGCGCGCAGCCCCGGCGCGCGACTCGCAGACGCCGGACATCGAGCACGAGACCGTGCCCACGGCAGATCCGCGCACCCTGCTCCGGCGCGGCTGCGGCGAAGGCTGGGCAGAGGTCGACTTCCGCGGCCAGGATGGCCGCCGCTACCGTTCGCGCTGGAGCGTGCGCCGGGCCCGCGGGCGCGCGGGCGGACGCCTGCAGGCGGTCGAGATGGCACTCACCTGCCTCGACGACAGCCACGTGCTGGCAAGCCAGTTGAAGGAACATCGGGCCCAGCTCGAGCGCGTGCTCGGCCTCAGTTTCGACCAGTTCACGCGCGCCGTGCTGCTGGCGCAGGCCGAGTTCGGCGCTTTCCTGCGCGCCTCGGACAAGGAGCGCGCCGAGCTCCTGGAAAAACTCACCGACAGTGCCCGCTATGCGCGCATCGGCGCACGCGCCTGGCAAAGGAGGAGCGAAGCCAAGGCCGCCTACGATGCGCTGCAGGCGCGCGCCGACGGACTCGCGCCGCTCGACGCCGCGGCACGCGCGGGGCTCGAAGCGCGGGTCGAGGCAGCGCAACAGGCCCTCGTCACGCATGAGCGGCAACTGCGCGTGATCGATGACGGACTGCGCGCGCGCGACGAGGAAGCCGCCCTGCTCGCCGCGCTGGCGCAACAGCGCGCGCAGCACGCCGCCTGCCAGGCGCAGGTCGACGCCGCCGCGCCGGAGCGCGAGCGCCTGGCCCAGCTTGCCGCCTTTGCACCTGTGCGCGAACGCTGGCTGAGGCGCGCGGAACTGCGCGCCGAACTGGCGCAGGACACACGGGCAGCCCAAGCCGACGACGCGGCGCTGGCGGCCGCTGCGGCGGCACTCGACAGCGCCCGCAGCGCCGAGGCCGACGCGCATGCGGTGCTGCAGTCCGCGCAGGCGGCGCGCAGCGAGGCCGAGCCCGCGCTGCAGGCAGCGCAGGCTGCTGAGCGACGAGTGGAGGATTGGCGCCAGCGGCGCGAGGCCGCCGAGGCGCGACTGGCCGAGGTGCGCGCCGCGCAGCAGCAAAACGCGCTGCGCCAGGAATCGCTGCAGGCCGCATTGCAGGCGCATGCGCAGGCGCTCGCCGCGCTCGATGCCGGCGTGCACGAGCGTGCCTGGCTGCAACCGCTGCGGGTGGCCTGGAGCGCGCTGCAAGCGCTGCTGGACGAGGCGCATGCGGCCCACGCGGCCAACGCCGGGCTGCGCGCCGAAGCCGCGCAGGCGCAGGCGGGACTGGCAGACGCCAGCGCCAGGCTCGCACGCGCCGCCGAGGATGCCGGGCAGGCGCAGCAGCAGCTGGAGGCCTGCGTGGCAACCTTGGCCACGCTGCCCGATCCCTACGACGCGCTGCGCGCCTCGCAGGCGGCGCTGGCCGCGCTGGATGCCGAGGAACAGCAATGGCGCGCGCGCGCCGAGGCCCTGCAGCGCTGGCGCGAGGCCGCATCCGCGCTGGCCGGCGCGCGCGCTGCGCACGCGGCGCTGGCGGCGCAGCAGCAGGCCTGCGCGGACGGCCTGCCGGCGCTGGAACAGGCCCCGCGCACCGAAGCGATCCGGCTGGACGAGCTGCGTCGCCTGCTGCAGGCACAGCAACTCGCGCGCAGCGCCAGCGTCGCCGAATTGCGCGCCGGCCTGACCGCCGGCGAGCCCTGCCCCGTGTGCGGCAGCGAGGCCCATCCCTGGACCCGCCACGACACCCTGCTGGCGGCAATCGCTGCGCACGACGAGGCCGAGCTGTCTGCGGTCCAGGCGCGCGCCGATGCGGCTGACGCGCAGTGGCGCGTGGCGCGCGAGCGCCAGGCGCTGCTGCAAGGCGAACTCGCCGCCGCGGTCCGCGCCACTGAGGAGCGTGAGCGCGCCGCCGAGCGCGCCGAGGCATCGTGGCGTGCGCTGGCCGGCGGGCACGGCGACGCGGATGCCGAGGCCAGGCTGGCACAGGTGCAGGCCGACCTGCAGGCGCGGATCGCAGCGCAGCGCCGGCACGATGCCGATCTCGGCGCTGCCGCGAACCGCCGACGCGCAGCCGAGGGCGCCGTCGCGCTGGCACGCGAGCGGGCTGAGCAGGCACGCGGAACGCTCGCCCAGGCGCAGGCGGCGCGCGCCGACGCTCAGGCACGCGCCGAGCGCAGCGAGCACGCCCTCGCCCACGCCGCTACCCAGGCGCAGTCGCTGCGCACCCGGCTGGCCGCGCTGCTGCCGGCCGCGCAGCTGGATGTCGCGCTGGCGCACCCCGCGCGCACCGGCGCCACCCTGCGCGCCGAACTGGACGCGCTCGCGCAGATCGAGGCACAGCGCACGGAGCGGGCGCGGCGCGAAACAACGAACCTGCAGCAGGCGCGCGAGCTGGACGTCGAGGAGGAGCGCCTCGACCAGGCAGAGGTCGCTGCCTGCGGCGCCGCGGAAACCTGTGCGGGCGAGTGGCAGCGCGAGCGCGATGCCCTGCGCACGCTGCTCGCCGGCCAACCAGACAGCGAGGCCTGGCGCCGTGTACTGGAAACCGCGCTGACGCAGGCGCGCGTCGCGCTCGATGCCGCGCGGACATCGGCTGCGGCCGCGCTGCAAGCGCTGGCGGACGCGCGCGAGTCCGGCCT
It includes:
- a CDS encoding transposase; its protein translation is MRAETRTRTDWQLSDTAIRTFRRRAPARWAMLLPMTQARSRLVPANAHGIYHCVSRCVRRAWLCGRDPLTGADHEHRRQWVEDRLAQLADLYAVSIWAYAVMSNHLHVVIEMHADIARTWSPDEIAVRWLGLYPPEDGQYEVAKAQIVGNSDRLGVLRSRLCSLSWFMKSLSEPIARRANVEDHCKGRFWEGRFRSQVLLDETAVLSAMTYVDLNPIRAGMTAHLEGSFHTSILKRIRAVESAAQSSSPTIASDVGRAAGDLAHTPVLAPVLGIRGLSVTALSTADYIQLVDTTGRQWHPTKRGRISGKPPAVLERLGLDALQWTERVRAVKPDQGFCRVIGSETALLDKAAEIGQRWLRGLGVARTLAN
- a CDS encoding transposase encodes the protein MNPGFRICGCPRFSAAVRTFRQQAPAGWAMLLPMTQARSLLVPANAHGIYHCVSRCVRRAWLCGRDPLTGADHEHRRRWVEDRLAQLADLYAVSIWAYAVMSNHLHVVIEMHADIARIWSPDEVATRWLGLYPPEDGQYDAAKAQIVANDVRLAVLRSRLCSLSWFMKSLSEPIARRANVEDHCKGRFWEGRFRSQVLLDETAILSAMTYVDLNPIRAGMTAHLEGSVHTSILKRIWAVESVSQSSSPATASDVGRAARDLAHTLVLAPVLGIRGLSVTALSTTDYIQLVDTTGRQWHPTKRGRITGKPPAVLERLGLDARQWTDRVRAVKPDQGFCRVIGSESALLDKAAEIGQRWLRGVGVARSLAN
- a CDS encoding helix-turn-helix transcriptional regulator codes for the protein MKFSERLLTLRKAKGYTQQSLADASGIHVQQIKRYETRTAQPSVEALIKLAKTLGVSTDALLFDPAERGPSDDLRLQFEALSQFSTEEKKIAKAVIEGLILKHHAQRFAPQEISA
- a CDS encoding exonuclease SbcCD subunit D C-terminal domain-containing protein, with translation MRLIHTSDWHLGQTLHEQDRSYEHAAFLDWLLATLEREQPELLVIAGDVFDSVNPPISAQRQLYRFVVEATRRLPRMTLAMIAGNHDSGARIEMPAPLLAGFNAHAIGRVPWRVDGSLDAGRLLLPVPGADGAIAGWVLALPFLRPAELGAAGGDYPAAIARVHAELIDHARSLRQPGQALVAVSHAHLAGGATSDSERNLVAGGAEALSPALFTADIDYVALGHLHLAQAVAGPTTIRYCGSPLPLSFAEAGYPHQVLRVDIEPGAPARVESLPVPRALPLLRVPQAGPAPLPEVLAELAALGLPELPLEQRPWLQVRVLLDAPMVDLRQRIEAAVAGQPLRLVHIKPEYAQREGSDEAPPSFAPASPAELFARAWERRYGCAPDARALADFALIESEAEAGE
- a CDS encoding AAA family ATPase, coding for MRILAIRLCNLASLGGEHVLDFEAPPLAHAGLYAITGPTGAGKSVLLDALCLALYNDTPRLRAAPARDSQTPDIEHETVPTADPRTLLRRGCGEGWAEVDFRGQDGRRYRSRWSVRRARGRAGGRLQAVEMALTCLDDSHVLASQLKEHRAQLERVLGLSFDQFTRAVLLAQAEFGAFLRASDKERAELLEKLTDSARYARIGARAWQRRSEAKAAYDALQARADGLAPLDAAARAGLEARVEAAQQALVTHERQLRVIDDGLRARDEEAALLAALAQQRAQHAACQAQVDAAAPERERLAQLAAFAPVRERWLRRAELRAELAQDTRAAQADDAALAAAAAALDSARSAEADAHAVLQSAQAARSEAEPALQAAQAAERRVEDWRQRREAAEARLAEVRAAQQQNALRQESLQAALQAHAQALAALDAGVHERAWLQPLRVAWSALQALLDEAHAAHAANAGLRAEAAQAQAGLADASARLARAAEDAGQAQQQLEACVATLATLPDPYDALRASQAALAALDAEEQQWRARAEALQRWREAASALAGARAAHAALAAQQQACADGLPALEQAPRTEAIRLDELRRLLQAQQLARSASVAELRAGLTAGEPCPVCGSEAHPWTRHDTLLAAIAAHDEAELSAVQARADAADAQWRVARERQALLQGELAAAVRATEERERAAERAEASWRALAGGHGDADAEARLAQVQADLQARIAAQRRHDADLGAAANRRRAAEGAVALARERAEQARGTLAQAQAARADAQARAERSEHALAHAATQAQSLRTRLAALLPAAQLDVALAHPARTGATLRAELDALAQIEAQRTERARRETTNLQQARELDVEEERLDQAEVAACGAAETCAGEWQRERDALRTLLAGQPDSEAWRRVLETALTQARVALDAARTSAAAALQALADARESGLRRRARIESQQQELATLEHALAAWTQAHPGLEGDALAQAPADMVEALRAHLAALDGALRDAAVRLQERAARLQAQQQALAGLPARAELQAQRDEFQALREACAGELERARVEREVDDQERARLAGVRTQLAAAQAEYARWGAIAELIGSADGALFRMQAQASHLEQLVAHANHHLQLFARRYRLRRGGSELGLLVIDTEMGDEQRSVHSLSGGESFLVALALALGLASLSSRQLRIESLFIDEGFGALDAHALDLALDALDGLQALGRRVGVISHVPEMHERISTQVRVRRLGQGLSTVEVVGPGGA